A window of the Hordeum vulgare subsp. vulgare chromosome 5H, MorexV3_pseudomolecules_assembly, whole genome shotgun sequence genome harbors these coding sequences:
- the LOC123396137 gene encoding uncharacterized protein LOC123396137 yields the protein MGDDGGKAATTTIVRLRELLHKWALGARGDADDGEEEEEEETHAPAAGAVVSAAPSSIPPFVLRRLTRTATVDSDDEGCHSPEAAPDVPRGYCPVYVGPEQRRFVIPTSYLGHPVFRLLLEKAEEEFGFRHEGALAIPCETEAFKYILQCVERHDKGLAADDVDVDGMFPVVD from the coding sequence ATGGGCGACGACGGCGGGAAGGCGGCCACCACGACGATCGTGCGTCTGCGGGAGCTGCTGCACAAGTGGGCGCTCGGTGCCAGGGGCGAcgccgacgacggcgaggaggaggaggaggaggagacgcacGCGCCGGCGGCGGGGGCGGTGGTGTCGGCTGCGCCGTCGTCGATCCCGCCGTTCGTGCTGCGGCGGCTGACGAGGACGGCGACGGTGGACTCGGACGACGAGGGCTGCCACAGCCCGGAGGCGGCGCCGGACGTGCCGAGGGGCTACTGCCCGGTGTACGTGGGGCCGGAGCAGCGGCGGTTCGTGATACCGACCAGCTACCTGGGGCACCCCGTGTTCCGGCTCCTCCTGGAGAAGGCCGAGGAGGAGTTCGGGTTCCGGCACGAGGGCGCGCTCGCCATCCCCTGCGAGACCGAGGCCTTCAAGTACATCCTCCAGTGCGTCGAGCGCCACGACAAGGGCCTTGCCGCCGACGACGTCGACGTCGACGGTATGTTCCCCGTCGTCGACTAG